In Deinococcus sp. QL22, the following are encoded in one genomic region:
- a CDS encoding alpha-amylase family protein, giving the protein MLKTDLAARLRPAFDDDRDAETFLLRLERYGADLEGSLRAVYGDATDTLMAELLEVLIHAHHTRAPDLKRLDEARLLRPDWLQAPEMIGYVAYTDRFAGTLRGVQERLEYLEGLGVKYLHLMPLLKPREGENDGGYAVQDYRAVRPDLGDMDDLSALASKLRGRGMSLVLDLVLNHVAREHEWAEKARAGDPIYRDYFHIYPDRTQPDAYERTLPEVFPDFAPGNFTWDDEAGEDGAGGWVWTTFNAYQWDLNWGNPAVFREFADLILHLANRGVEVFRLDAIAFMWKRLGTASQNQPEVHHLTRALRAAIRIVAPAVAFKAEAIVAPADLIHYLGTGGHHGKVSDMAYQNSLMVQIWSSLASRDTRLFETALLAFPPKPTTTTWGMYVRCHDDIGWAISDEDAGRAGLSGPGHRHFLSDFYSGEYPGSFARGLVFQHNPATGDRRISGSAASLAGLEAALDASNAEWTDHAVRRLLLAHAVTLGFGGVPLLYMGDELALLNDYTFEADPAHAPDNRWVHRPKMDWALAEAVQDNPSAPAARVNAGIRALIAARQRTPHLHASIESRAVPSPDPRVLLLRRDHPLGVMLCVYNFSEHEVAFPTYLLRDQLGEHATDAVVGTHFTLQRATTRLSPFRALWLTQSEAPR; this is encoded by the coding sequence GCGCGGCTGAGGCCCGCTTTTGATGATGACCGCGATGCGGAAACCTTTCTGCTGCGGCTGGAACGCTACGGCGCTGACCTGGAGGGCAGTTTGCGGGCGGTGTACGGCGACGCCACCGACACGCTGATGGCCGAACTGTTGGAGGTGCTGATTCACGCGCACCACACCCGCGCCCCCGACCTGAAGCGGCTGGACGAGGCCCGCCTGCTGCGCCCCGACTGGTTGCAAGCGCCCGAAATGATCGGCTACGTGGCCTACACCGACCGCTTTGCCGGAACCCTGCGCGGCGTGCAGGAGCGGCTGGAGTACCTAGAAGGCTTGGGTGTCAAGTACCTGCACCTGATGCCGCTTCTCAAGCCCCGTGAGGGCGAGAACGACGGTGGCTACGCAGTGCAGGACTACCGCGCCGTGCGGCCCGACCTCGGTGACATGGACGACCTCTCGGCGTTGGCGTCCAAATTGCGTGGGCGCGGCATGAGCCTGGTGCTCGATCTGGTGCTGAACCACGTGGCCCGCGAACACGAGTGGGCCGAGAAAGCGCGGGCGGGCGACCCCATTTACCGCGACTATTTTCACATCTACCCGGATCGCACCCAACCCGACGCCTACGAGCGCACGCTGCCTGAAGTGTTTCCCGACTTTGCCCCCGGTAACTTTACCTGGGACGACGAGGCTGGAGAAGACGGTGCCGGGGGCTGGGTCTGGACAACTTTCAATGCCTACCAGTGGGATCTGAACTGGGGCAATCCGGCGGTGTTCCGCGAGTTCGCCGACCTGATCTTGCACCTTGCCAACCGGGGCGTAGAGGTGTTCCGGCTGGACGCCATCGCCTTTATGTGGAAGCGCCTCGGCACGGCCAGCCAGAACCAGCCTGAAGTCCATCACCTGACGCGGGCGCTGCGGGCGGCCATCCGGATCGTGGCCCCGGCAGTGGCCTTCAAGGCCGAAGCCATCGTGGCCCCCGCCGACCTGATCCATTACCTCGGCACCGGGGGGCATCACGGCAAGGTCAGCGACATGGCCTACCAGAACAGCCTGATGGTGCAGATCTGGAGCAGCCTCGCCAGCCGCGATACCCGCCTGTTCGAGACGGCGTTGCTGGCCTTTCCGCCCAAACCCACCACCACCACCTGGGGCATGTACGTGCGCTGCCACGACGATATCGGCTGGGCCATCAGCGACGAGGATGCGGGGCGCGCGGGCCTCAGCGGGCCGGGCCACCGCCATTTTCTCAGCGACTTTTACAGCGGCGAGTATCCCGGCAGCTTTGCGCGGGGGCTGGTGTTTCAGCACAACCCCGCCACCGGAGACCGGCGAATCAGCGGCAGCGCGGCCAGTTTGGCGGGTCTGGAAGCCGCGCTGGACGCAAGTAACGCCGAATGGACAGACCACGCGGTGCGGCGCTTGCTGCTGGCCCACGCCGTCACCCTCGGCTTCGGCGGCGTGCCCCTGCTGTATATGGGCGACGAACTCGCGCTCCTGAACGACTACACCTTTGAGGCCGATCCTGCCCACGCGCCCGACAACCGCTGGGTTCACCGCCCCAAAATGGATTGGGCGCTGGCCGAAGCCGTACAGGACAATCCTTCTGCACCCGCAGCACGGGTCAACGCTGGAATCCGCGCCCTCATTGCCGCCCGCCAGCGCACGCCGCACCTGCACGCCAGCATCGAATCCCGCGCTGTGCCCAGCCCCGATCCCCGCGTGTTGCTCCTGCGCCGCGACCATCCGCTCGGCGTCATGCTGTGCGTCTACAATTTCAGTGAGCACGAGGTGGCTTTTCCCACCTACCTGCTGCGCGACCAGTTGGGCGAACACGCCACCGACGCCGTGGTGGGCACGCATTTCACGCTCCAGCGGGCCACCACGCGCCTGTCTCCCTTCCGTGCCCTGTGGCTCACCCAATCGGAGGCTCCACGATGA